In Pseudobacter ginsenosidimutans, the following are encoded in one genomic region:
- a CDS encoding glycoside hydrolase family 43 protein has protein sequence MEKELFTYTGNPLFSHKYTCDPTVITYAGRLFLYTGHDEAGAGVNAYVMNNWLCFSTQDLVEWEEYPMPLKAKDFSWASGDAYASCMVHHNDKFYWFVAVSHASIKGKAIGVAVSGRPEGPFKDALGAALVSHDMLPADAGEKANLDPSVLIDHDGQAYLYWGNQQCYCARLKPDLAGIDGPISIIPLPGFMEGAHIHERNGWYYLSYGYGYPEKVAYAMSRHPEGPWEFVGILNEIPGNCATNRPAIIRFNGQDYFIYHNGALKNGGSHRRSVCIDRLEYNQDGTMKRVIMTSEGILPAGSSMRQL, from the coding sequence ATGGAAAAAGAATTATTTACTTACACTGGCAATCCCCTGTTCTCCCACAAATACACCTGTGATCCAACGGTGATCACTTATGCCGGAAGGCTGTTCCTGTACACAGGTCATGATGAGGCCGGGGCAGGAGTGAACGCTTATGTGATGAACAACTGGCTTTGTTTTTCCACGCAGGACCTGGTGGAATGGGAAGAATATCCGATGCCGCTGAAAGCAAAGGATTTCTCCTGGGCCAGTGGGGACGCATACGCCAGTTGCATGGTGCATCATAATGATAAATTCTACTGGTTTGTTGCAGTATCCCATGCGTCTATAAAAGGAAAAGCAATTGGTGTTGCTGTTTCCGGTAGACCGGAAGGGCCTTTCAAAGACGCTCTGGGAGCGGCTTTGGTCTCTCACGATATGTTGCCGGCTGATGCTGGTGAAAAAGCCAATCTCGATCCTTCCGTATTGATCGATCATGATGGACAGGCATATTTATACTGGGGTAATCAACAATGTTATTGCGCAAGATTGAAGCCGGACCTTGCCGGGATTGATGGGCCCATTTCCATTATTCCATTACCCGGTTTTATGGAAGGAGCGCATATTCATGAACGTAATGGATGGTATTATCTGTCTTATGGATATGGCTATCCTGAAAAAGTGGCTTATGCCATGAGCCGTCATCCGGAAGGGCCATGGGAGTTTGTGGGGATCCTGAATGAGATCCCCGGCAACTGCGCCACCAACAGGCCTGCTATCATCCGGTTCAACGGGCAGGATTATTTCATCTACCACAACGGTGCGTTGAAAAATGGGGGAAGTCACCGGAGATCGGTTTGTATAGACAGGCTGGAGTATAACCAGGATGGAACGATGAAGCGGGTGATCATGACCAGCGAGGGCATATTACCCGCAGGATCATCTATGAGACAATTATAG